In the Leptotrichia sp. oral taxon 847 genome, one interval contains:
- a CDS encoding MobA/MobL family protein: protein MAIYHFHSPLPSNIKINVLNKHDYDNREGKFRNIKDLYRKETFNLPEEFKNVRDFWKTADVYGRVNERTYLIYEFALPKEFSDEKNWEIGTGFLKQHFGDKFVYNVSMHNDKGDSPHMHVMFYTGQLDGIKRNKMDYFKNYNSKNPEKGGLKKRGGKFSSDGGDVMRATRKEFEIYVNKYLRGAGIEEISSESLETQKKQAEKDGDILKVKMLDREAAQIDGNVLKRLKKDKLIGGDKEKLEEFKEKKRIKYLKEKLYELQKGLKEKLEEYEKYKKTNKNYSDYFRDISDIDVKIYKNNQKLKTVENSVFNKMTNGEFSKNLFEITEINKRLKKEKKQKDVILKDRLIKKLNDMKKVILEDEVKKENLKN, encoded by the coding sequence ATGGCGATTTATCATTTTCATTCACCGCTTCCATCGAATATTAAAATAAATGTTTTAAATAAACACGATTATGACAATAGAGAAGGAAAATTTAGAAATATAAAAGATTTATATAGAAAAGAGACCTTTAATCTTCCTGAAGAGTTTAAAAATGTTAGGGATTTTTGGAAAACTGCTGATGTCTATGGGAGAGTAAATGAAAGAACTTATCTGATTTATGAATTTGCATTGCCAAAAGAGTTTTCAGATGAAAAAAATTGGGAAATTGGAACAGGATTTTTAAAACAACATTTTGGAGATAAATTTGTATATAATGTCAGTATGCACAATGACAAAGGAGATAGTCCGCATATGCACGTGATGTTTTACACAGGTCAGTTAGATGGCATAAAAAGAAATAAAATGGACTATTTCAAAAATTATAATTCTAAAAATCCTGAAAAAGGAGGACTAAAAAAAAGAGGTGGTAAATTTTCTTCAGATGGCGGAGATGTTATGCGAGCAACAAGAAAAGAATTTGAAATTTATGTAAATAAATACTTGAGAGGAGCGGGAATTGAAGAAATATCAAGTGAAAGTTTAGAAACTCAAAAAAAACAGGCTGAAAAAGATGGTGATATATTAAAGGTGAAAATGCTTGATAGAGAAGCAGCGCAAATTGACGGTAACGTTTTGAAAAGACTGAAAAAAGATAAATTAATTGGTGGAGATAAGGAAAAATTGGAAGAATTTAAAGAGAAGAAAAGGATAAAATATTTGAAGGAGAAACTATATGAATTACAAAAAGGGTTAAAAGAAAAATTAGAAGAATATGAAAAATACAAGAAAACTAATAAAAATTATTCTGATTATTTTAGAGATATTAGTGATATTGATGTAAAAATTTATAAAAATAACCAAAAACTGAAAACAGTGGAAAATTCAGTTTTTAATAAGATGACGAATGGTGAATTTTCTAAAAATTTATTTGAAATAACGGAAATAAATAAACGGTTAAAGAAAGAAAAAAAACAAAAAGATGTTATTTTAAAAGATAGATTGATTAAAAAACTGAATGATATGAAAAAGGTAATTTTAGAAGATGAAGTAAAAAAAGAGAATTTGAAAAATTAA
- a CDS encoding IS256 family transposase, with amino-acid sequence MTKKKIDNEIFKTLIEDYNIKDTNDIKDMLKDLLSGTIQTMLEAEIEHELGYAKHSMKDKTTSNARNGHSKKTVRSEYGNLDLDIPRDRNAEFEPQIIPKYQREITGIEGQILSLYAKGMSNRDIEDHLNNLYGIDVSPSMISKITDKIIPEIREWQSRQLEDVYPIVFMDAIHYSVRKDGVVVKKAVYLAIGIDKEGRKEVLGFWIGENESSKYWLNVLNELKNRGVQDILIMSVDNLKGFSEAISSVFPKTEIQKCVVHQIRNSIRYISYKDVREFTSDLKEMYNAPTLEQAEFKLDELEEKWGKKYMAVINSWRSNWNELTTYFKYDTKIRKLIYTTNPIESLNRQLRKYTKTKSLYPTDEALMKSVYLSLKEATRKWTGRIPGWGEIYSQLSIYFEGRI; translated from the coding sequence ATGACTAAAAAGAAAATTGACAACGAAATTTTTAAAACACTGATTGAGGATTACAATATTAAAGATACTAATGATATTAAGGATATGCTTAAGGATTTGCTTTCGGGTACTATCCAAACCATGCTTGAAGCTGAAATTGAGCATGAACTGGGGTATGCTAAACATTCTATGAAAGATAAGACTACTTCTAATGCTAGAAATGGACATTCCAAGAAAACTGTTAGAAGTGAGTATGGCAATCTTGATTTAGATATTCCTAGAGATAGAAATGCTGAGTTTGAGCCTCAAATCATCCCTAAATATCAAAGAGAAATTACTGGCATTGAAGGACAGATTCTTTCTCTTTATGCTAAAGGAATGAGCAATAGAGATATCGAGGACCATCTCAATAATCTTTATGGAATTGATGTTTCGCCATCTATGATCAGTAAAATTACAGATAAAATTATACCTGAAATTAGGGAATGGCAGTCTAGACAGCTTGAGGATGTATACCCAATAGTTTTTATGGATGCTATCCATTACAGCGTAAGAAAAGATGGAGTTGTTGTTAAAAAGGCGGTATATTTAGCTATAGGAATAGATAAGGAAGGGCGAAAGGAGGTCTTAGGATTTTGGATAGGAGAAAATGAATCAAGCAAGTACTGGCTAAATGTTTTAAATGAATTAAAAAACAGAGGAGTTCAGGATATACTAATTATGTCTGTTGATAATTTAAAAGGGTTCAGCGAAGCAATATCTTCGGTGTTCCCTAAGACAGAAATTCAAAAATGTGTGGTTCATCAAATTAGAAACAGCATAAGATACATATCTTACAAAGATGTAAGGGAATTTACATCAGACTTAAAAGAAATGTACAATGCACCAACACTGGAACAGGCAGAGTTTAAACTGGATGAACTAGAAGAAAAATGGGGTAAAAAGTATATGGCAGTAATTAATTCCTGGAGAAGTAACTGGAATGAGTTGACAACATACTTTAAATATGATACAAAGATAAGAAAGCTGATATATACGACAAACCCGATAGAAAGCTTAAACAGACAATTAAGAAAGTATACGAAGACAAAATCACTTTATCCGACAGATGAAGCATTGATGAAGTCAGTATATTTAAGTTTAAAGGAAGCAACAAGGAAATGGACTGGAAGAATACCGGGCTGGGGAGAAATATATTCTCAGTTAAGTATTTATTTTGAAGGAAGGATTTAA